The proteins below are encoded in one region of Sedimentibacter sp. zth1:
- a CDS encoding amidohydrolase family protein, with product MKKILLKNSNIINNDATVDKNKDIYIENSRIVKIIDTNNFNLCCENVDNNDSCEIIDCSTYYVSPGLVNLHSHAAMNIFKGIAEDVTIDDWFNKEIFPYESKLQPEDIYNGVKLAILEMLNNGVTAFADHYFGQESVLKAAMDSKIRIDLASTIFGLAPNYKEQLQNAKEFISKNRNISSRVNLRLGPHAPYTCPGEILSEIVNTAKELNVGIHLHVSETKEQVDTSLDQTKKTPFEVLYESGGFDINTIVAHGLWVEENDIKYLNDKTYFAFCPKTYMKLAMGEGNIYKYHDRINYSFGTDGGASSNTLNPLEQARLFALNGKFINNDSESFKIKDIWKHLMDGHKALAFNTGEIKEGKDADIIIWDLNRPNTFPIYNPVISILYSSNSENVLYTMIEGEFIKYKGKLTLDEKEVLNNISNVQSSILERGKGKSNVNY from the coding sequence ATGAAAAAAATACTTTTAAAAAATTCTAATATTATAAACAATGATGCAACAGTAGATAAAAATAAAGACATATATATAGAAAATAGTAGAATAGTTAAAATTATAGATACTAATAATTTTAATTTATGTTGTGAGAATGTTGATAATAATGATTCATGTGAGATTATTGATTGTTCTACTTATTATGTTTCACCAGGACTTGTAAATTTGCATTCTCATGCTGCTATGAATATATTTAAAGGCATAGCTGAAGATGTAACTATCGATGATTGGTTTAACAAAGAAATTTTTCCTTATGAAAGTAAACTTCAACCAGAGGATATATACAATGGAGTAAAATTAGCCATACTTGAAATGCTTAATAATGGTGTTACAGCTTTTGCAGACCATTATTTCGGACAGGAATCAGTTTTAAAAGCAGCAATGGATTCAAAAATCAGAATAGACTTAGCATCAACTATTTTTGGCTTAGCCCCAAATTATAAAGAACAGCTACAAAATGCTAAAGAATTTATCAGTAAAAACAGAAATATTTCAAGTAGAGTAAATTTAAGACTTGGACCGCATGCACCATATACATGTCCTGGTGAAATTTTAAGTGAGATAGTTAATACAGCAAAAGAATTAAATGTAGGAATTCATTTACACGTTTCAGAAACTAAAGAACAAGTTGATACAAGTTTAGATCAGACTAAAAAAACACCATTTGAAGTTTTATATGAAAGCGGTGGTTTTGATATAAATACAATAGTAGCTCATGGGTTATGGGTAGAAGAAAATGATATAAAATATCTAAATGATAAGACATATTTTGCATTCTGTCCAAAAACATATATGAAACTTGCGATGGGTGAGGGAAATATATATAAATATCATGACAGGATAAACTATAGTTTTGGAACTGATGGTGGAGCAAGCTCAAATACACTTAACCCACTTGAACAAGCAAGATTATTTGCACTAAATGGTAAATTTATAAACAATGACTCTGAAAGTTTTAAAATCAAGGATATCTGGAAGCACCTTATGGATGGACATAAAGCACTTGCTTTCAATACCGGAGAAATAAAAGAAGGAAAAGATGCAGATATAATAATATGGGATTTGAATAGACCAAATACATTCCCAATTTATAATCCTGTTATTTCAATACTTTATAGTTCTAATTCTGAAAATGTGTTATATACAATGATTGAGGGAGAATTTATAAAGTATAAAGGAAAATTAACATTAGACGAAAAAGAAGTTTTAAATAATATATCCAATGTACAATCGTCTATACTTGAAAGAGGAAAAGGCAAAAGTAACGTTAATTATTAA
- a CDS encoding class I SAM-dependent methyltransferase — protein sequence MPNKDFFDYYNLGREKDRYTRCSFEFERTKDILVRNIDFNKKSVLDMGGGAGYYSFWLAKMGLSVHLRDIVPLHIQQAREEEQKTGVKLGSIDVGDATNIEFDDKSFDYVLLFGPLYHIQSYEERRKVLIEAKRVLKDDGKIFAVFIHKNSAIMDFIKVKEVDDKKFKESALEALKTGCFNNRYNNHFTFGYFHTANEFKNEVETTGLKCKKIINVEGINRIVDRFDEKINSKEYLDNYLEIMREIECDSSMFGVSSHLLSIITK from the coding sequence ATGCCAAATAAAGATTTTTTTGATTATTACAATTTGGGAAGAGAAAAAGATAGATACACTAGGTGTAGCTTTGAATTTGAAAGAACTAAGGATATTTTAGTAAGAAACATAGATTTTAATAAAAAAAGCGTATTAGATATGGGTGGAGGTGCTGGTTATTATTCATTTTGGCTAGCTAAAATGGGGTTAAGCGTTCATCTAAGGGATATTGTACCTCTTCATATTCAACAAGCAAGAGAAGAAGAACAAAAAACTGGAGTGAAACTAGGTTCTATAGATGTTGGAGATGCAACAAATATTGAATTTGATGATAAATCGTTCGATTATGTGTTGTTATTTGGTCCGTTATATCATATACAAAGCTATGAAGAAAGAAGGAAGGTATTAATTGAGGCAAAGCGTGTTTTAAAAGATGACGGAAAGATATTTGCTGTATTTATACATAAAAACTCAGCAATAATGGATTTTATAAAAGTAAAAGAAGTAGATGATAAAAAATTTAAAGAGTCTGCTCTAGAAGCATTAAAAACTGGTTGCTTTAATAATAGATATAATAATCATTTTACTTTCGGCTATTTTCATACAGCAAATGAGTTTAAGAATGAGGTTGAGACTACAGGACTTAAATGTAAAAAAATAATAAACGTAGAAGGAATCAATAGAATAGTTGATAGATTTGATGAAAAAATCAACTCAAAAGAATATTTAGATAATTATCTTGAAATCATGAGAGAAATTGAGTGTGATAGCTCTATGTTTGGAGTCTCAAGTCATTTATTATCAATTATAACTAAATAA
- the ileS gene encoding isoleucine--tRNA ligase translates to MKLFKDISKLPYNEYEKEMSNYWENIDLLHQAVETRKDKQQFVFYEGPPTANGRPGIHHVIARTLKDSVCRFKTMEGYQVKRKAGWDTHGLPVEIEVEKKLGLKNKQDIENYGIDKFNENCRESVFTYSGLWRQMTERMAYLIDLDNPYITLDNNYIESVWWILNKFFKEGLMYEGHKILPYCPRCGTGLASHEVAQGYEEIKTATAFVKFKLVGKNEYFLAWTTTPWTLASNVALTVHADMEYVKIKLADTEDKKGDVLYLAKSLLEKVIKVDYEILEEMKGKDLEFVEYEQIMPFVKADKKAFFVTCADYVTAEDGTGIVHTAPAFGEDDYNTGKRYNLPVLQPVDDTGKFTQTPWKGMFVMDADKDILIWLKEQGKLFKKETVFHNYPHCWRCKTPLLYYAKPSWYIQMTKLKDNLVENNKTVEWYPDFVGEKRFGNWLENVNDWAVSRSRYWGTPLPIWRCECGHVDSIGSRKELAERAIENIDENIELHRPFVDDVHITCPHCGKPMTRVKDVIDCWFDSGSMPFAQQHYPFENKENFDEMFPADFICEGIDQTRGWFYSLLAISTFVKGVSPYKRVLVNDLILDKFGKKMSKSKGNGVDPFQLFDKYGADALRWYLLHVSPAWSPTKFDEDGLKEVLSKFFGTIKNVYTFFALYANTDNVDPREFFVEIKDRPELDRWIISKYNNLVKYVKECMDVFDLNKVVRAIQDFINEDLSNWYIRRSRRRFWATELTEDKKSVYVTTYEILVGVSKLVAPFAPYIAEELYRDLTGEKSVHLADYPIANEEVIDLNVEKRMDLVRDLVKLGRASRETTKIKVRQPIQKIYIDGRYEALISDMTPLIMEELNVKEVLFEQNLNQYINFTIKPNFKTCGPKLGKDVKVFAQELLKADTKEIISTVQAGNVYNMAVSGNEIEITEDMLDIRIAAKEGYDVEMSNNLFVIIDTNLTKELIDEGYAREFVSKIQQMRKTNGYEMMDNIKIFFNGNEEISNAVDIFTDFIKSETLAIEITKTDDTSFEVQNLNGIETGIKLEKVN, encoded by the coding sequence ATGAAATTATTTAAAGACATATCAAAATTACCATATAACGAATATGAAAAAGAAATGTCAAATTACTGGGAAAATATAGATTTACTACATCAAGCAGTTGAAACAAGAAAAGATAAACAGCAGTTTGTTTTTTATGAAGGACCACCAACTGCCAATGGTAGACCGGGAATTCACCATGTTATAGCAAGAACTTTAAAAGATTCTGTATGCCGTTTCAAAACAATGGAGGGCTATCAGGTAAAAAGAAAAGCCGGATGGGATACTCATGGACTTCCCGTTGAAATCGAAGTTGAAAAAAAATTAGGACTTAAAAACAAACAAGATATAGAGAATTATGGCATAGATAAATTTAATGAAAATTGTAGAGAGTCAGTATTCACATATAGCGGATTATGGAGACAAATGACTGAGCGTATGGCATATCTAATTGACTTAGATAATCCATATATCACACTTGACAACAACTATATAGAATCAGTTTGGTGGATATTGAATAAGTTCTTTAAAGAGGGATTAATGTATGAAGGACATAAAATATTACCTTACTGTCCTAGATGTGGAACAGGTCTTGCATCTCATGAAGTTGCACAAGGCTATGAGGAAATAAAAACTGCAACAGCATTTGTTAAGTTTAAATTAGTTGGAAAAAATGAATATTTCTTAGCATGGACAACAACACCTTGGACACTTGCTTCAAACGTTGCACTTACAGTACATGCTGATATGGAATATGTTAAAATTAAATTAGCAGATACAGAAGATAAAAAAGGCGACGTATTATATCTTGCCAAATCATTACTTGAAAAAGTTATAAAAGTAGATTATGAAATACTTGAAGAAATGAAAGGTAAAGACTTAGAGTTTGTTGAGTATGAGCAAATTATGCCTTTTGTAAAAGCTGATAAAAAAGCTTTTTTTGTAACATGTGCAGATTACGTTACAGCTGAAGATGGTACTGGTATAGTTCATACAGCTCCTGCATTTGGTGAAGATGACTATAACACAGGAAAAAGATATAATTTACCAGTTTTACAACCAGTTGATGATACCGGTAAGTTTACACAAACACCTTGGAAAGGTATGTTTGTTATGGATGCTGATAAAGATATCTTAATTTGGTTAAAAGAGCAAGGCAAGTTATTTAAAAAAGAAACTGTATTTCACAATTATCCTCACTGCTGGAGATGTAAAACTCCACTTTTATACTATGCAAAACCAAGCTGGTATATTCAAATGACAAAATTAAAGGATAATCTTGTTGAAAACAACAAAACAGTTGAATGGTATCCTGATTTTGTTGGAGAAAAAAGATTTGGTAACTGGTTAGAAAATGTAAATGATTGGGCTGTATCAAGAAGTAGATACTGGGGAACACCACTTCCAATTTGGAGATGCGAATGCGGTCATGTAGATAGTATAGGTTCAAGAAAAGAATTAGCTGAAAGAGCTATAGAAAACATAGATGAAAATATAGAATTGCACAGACCGTTTGTTGATGATGTTCATATAACTTGTCCTCATTGTGGAAAACCAATGACAAGAGTTAAAGATGTAATTGACTGTTGGTTTGACAGTGGTTCAATGCCATTTGCTCAACAGCACTATCCATTCGAAAACAAAGAAAACTTTGATGAAATGTTCCCAGCAGATTTTATCTGTGAAGGTATTGATCAAACTCGTGGATGGTTCTACTCATTACTTGCAATATCAACATTTGTAAAAGGCGTATCACCATATAAAAGAGTTTTAGTAAATGACTTGATACTAGATAAATTTGGCAAGAAAATGTCTAAATCAAAAGGAAACGGTGTAGATCCATTTCAATTATTCGATAAATATGGAGCTGATGCTTTAAGATGGTACTTATTACATGTATCACCAGCATGGTCACCAACAAAATTTGACGAAGACGGATTAAAAGAAGTTTTGAGTAAATTCTTTGGAACTATCAAAAATGTTTATACATTCTTTGCACTATATGCAAATACCGATAATGTAGATCCAAGAGAATTCTTTGTTGAAATAAAGGATAGACCGGAGCTTGATAGATGGATAATTTCTAAATACAACAATTTAGTTAAGTATGTTAAAGAGTGCATGGACGTATTTGACTTGAATAAAGTAGTAAGAGCAATTCAAGACTTTATTAATGAAGATTTATCAAATTGGTATATTAGACGTTCAAGAAGAAGATTTTGGGCAACTGAATTAACAGAAGATAAAAAATCAGTATATGTGACAACTTATGAAATTCTTGTTGGAGTATCAAAACTTGTAGCTCCATTTGCTCCATATATAGCTGAAGAATTATATAGAGATTTAACTGGAGAAAAATCAGTTCACTTAGCTGATTATCCAATAGCTAATGAAGAAGTAATAGACTTGAATGTTGAAAAGAGAATGGACCTTGTAAGAGATTTAGTTAAGCTTGGTAGAGCGTCAAGAGAAACTACTAAAATCAAGGTTAGACAACCAATTCAAAAAATCTATATAGATGGTAGATATGAAGCATTAATTTCTGATATGACACCACTTATTATGGAAGAATTGAATGTGAAGGAAGTTTTATTTGAACAGAACTTAAATCAATATATAAACTTTACTATAAAACCAAACTTCAAAACTTGCGGACCTAAATTAGGTAAAGATGTAAAAGTATTTGCACAAGAACTATTAAAAGCAGATACAAAGGAAATAATCTCTACAGTTCAAGCAGGTAATGTATATAACATGGCAGTTAGTGGCAATGAAATTGAAATAACAGAAGATATGTTAGATATAAGAATTGCTGCAAAAGAGGGTTATGATGTTGAAATGTCTAACAATTTATTTGTTATTATTGATACTAACTTAACTAAAGAGCTTATAGATGAAGGATATGCGAGAGAGTTTGTATCTAAGATTCAGCAAATGAGAAAGACTAATGGATATGAAATGATGGATAATATTAAAATTTTCTTCAATGGAAATGAAGAAATATCTAATGCAGTAGACATATTTACAGATTTCATCAAATCTGAAACATTGGCAATAGAAATAACAAAAACTGATGATACAAGTTTCGAGGTTCAAAACTTAAATGGTATCGAAACAGGTATAAAACTTGAAAAAGTAAACTAA
- a CDS encoding small, acid-soluble spore protein, alpha/beta type — protein sequence MASRNKLIVPESKQALDMLKMEIASDIGYTPPSDMKDKMYPALVNGLAVKEMVRMGEKMITNNKPSQFKAQINKDFHNLKR from the coding sequence ATGGCAAGTAGAAATAAGTTAATTGTACCAGAATCAAAACAAGCTCTTGACATGTTAAAGATGGAAATAGCATCTGACATAGGATACACTCCTCCAAGTGATATGAAAGATAAAATGTATCCAGCACTAGTTAACGGTCTCGCAGTTAAAGAAATGGTAAGAATGGGCGAAAAAATGATAACCAACAATAAACCCTCACAATTTAAAGCACAAATAAACAAAGACTTTCATAATTTAAAGAGATAA
- a CDS encoding FAD-dependent oxidoreductase: MIYQNNSFWHQTTSYRNLNTKNISGKKFDVLIIGAGLSGLNTAFLLMNKGLNIGIIDSTHIGYGVSGYSNAKITIQHNLIYDYLIRNFGISTAKNYYKANLDGLNFYKNIIYNLNIPCDFQEDFSVVYSKYNEKVYDLKSEKEAYDAIGIKSNIIDIYSMNFPISCGLEVPNQYKFNPLKYLYSLANILNKNNIDIYENTKAIDVCLNENPHKIITNNGDVFANKVIIATHFPLKKLLGLFFIKQSQEKSYIIACKTNTKPFDGMYINIDKNIRSIRFQKNIKDSILLLGGCNHPVGKPNNEENAYKKLEDFLIKYFSKHDILAKWSTQDCMSHDRIPFIGPISKLYKDIYVATGFSKWGMTNSAASAIIISNMILNNNITYYENIFNPYRHLNINATSVFKIGKASYNTLIGYSKKLLLRSKKEVLDLKNGDGTIINSGITNIGVFLDDEDNFHCIKPVCTHLGCSLEFNTEDKTWDCQCHGSRFDILGHVIEGPATKSLKYAKIKRSDIL, translated from the coding sequence ATGATTTATCAAAATAATTCGTTTTGGCATCAAACTACTTCATATAGAAATTTAAATACTAAAAATATTAGTGGCAAAAAATTTGATGTATTAATTATAGGTGCTGGTCTTTCAGGGTTAAATACTGCTTTTTTACTTATGAACAAAGGATTAAACATTGGAATCATTGACTCTACACATATAGGCTATGGGGTAAGTGGCTACTCAAATGCAAAAATAACTATACAGCATAATCTTATATATGATTATTTAATTCGCAACTTTGGTATAAGTACTGCTAAAAACTATTATAAAGCTAATTTAGATGGTTTAAATTTTTATAAAAATATAATTTACAATCTTAACATTCCATGTGATTTTCAAGAAGATTTTAGTGTTGTATACTCAAAATACAATGAAAAAGTATATGATTTAAAATCAGAAAAAGAGGCTTATGATGCAATTGGAATAAAATCTAATATAATTGATATTTATTCAATGAATTTTCCTATATCATGTGGATTAGAAGTACCAAATCAATATAAATTTAATCCGTTAAAATATTTATACTCTTTAGCTAATATTTTAAATAAAAACAATATAGACATTTATGAAAATACTAAAGCAATAGATGTTTGTTTAAATGAAAATCCTCATAAAATAATAACAAACAATGGTGACGTATTTGCAAACAAAGTAATCATTGCAACACATTTTCCACTAAAAAAATTATTAGGCTTATTCTTTATAAAACAATCTCAAGAAAAATCATATATTATTGCTTGTAAAACAAATACAAAACCATTTGATGGAATGTATATAAATATTGACAAGAACATAAGGTCTATTAGATTTCAAAAAAATATCAAAGACAGTATTTTACTTTTAGGAGGATGCAATCATCCAGTTGGAAAACCTAATAATGAAGAAAACGCATATAAAAAATTAGAGGATTTTTTGATTAAATATTTTTCTAAACATGACATACTTGCAAAATGGTCTACACAAGATTGCATGTCGCACGACCGAATTCCTTTTATAGGTCCAATAAGCAAACTGTATAAAGATATTTATGTAGCAACTGGCTTTAGCAAGTGGGGTATGACAAACTCTGCAGCGTCAGCTATCATAATAAGCAACATGATTTTAAATAATAACATCACATATTACGAAAACATTTTCAACCCTTATAGGCACTTGAATATCAATGCTACATCTGTTTTTAAGATTGGTAAAGCAAGCTATAATACACTAATAGGTTATTCAAAAAAATTGTTATTGCGTTCTAAAAAAGAAGTACTTGACTTAAAAAATGGTGATGGTACTATAATAAATTCTGGTATAACAAATATTGGCGTATTCCTTGATGACGAAGATAATTTTCATTGCATAAAACCTGTATGTACTCATCTTGGTTGCTCACTTGAATTCAACACTGAAGATAAGACTTGGGACTGCCAATGTCATGGCTCAAGGTTTGATATATTAGGTCATGTAATAGAAGGTCCAGCCACTAAGTCCCTAAAGTATGCTAAAATCAAAAGAAGTGATATATTATAA
- a CDS encoding WG repeat-containing protein — protein sequence MKKLNRFFIILGLMLVICVTSVYGVEYNWFDEIDMPDNMEEPIKIKKDGLWGLMDYDGNLICNPLYSEIGKLSDGLFLVKKGNIYGFVDIDGEMVINPQFSYGLEFNEDLAVFNMYGLYGYIDKKCDIIIKPLWTKAEPFVDGLAKVSNNDNKQGFIDKQGNVVIQPVWDSVGQFSNELCSVSSNGKMGYINKNGEVVIDLNYDWVEKFVDGTARVILNGKYGVINTENNQIIDAEWDYISQINNSIFTVSKIGDKQLYGYIDKTGHVISSPIWENTKLFNENLAPVRLNELWGFIDKSGKLIIDCKYIHASLFIKDVAVVKENEGSYKIIDKNGNFLNNIEYTNYKSYINSPYIAVLTDDKWGVINNYGETIVDNVYDEIALLGDKYFAVKKDSKWGIIDCNSNIIVDYNWDEIVSFNNNMIVVKKDNLYTLINKEGKYPFVSDELKILGKLGLIKGNGNGITLEYANKTSTRIQSAIIVLRMNGLEEQALSYSGQNNFNESKGYSWKQGINIMAFLKDNPGVGFIGDTNNNFMPLSNLTYKQYVKVLLENLGYKQDVDFKYDETLTFVQSLGIDIDNKNTLSNNDMAEITIKFLQTNTKDGQLLIEKLISNNIVSRDTAKSLNLVK from the coding sequence ATGAAAAAATTAAATAGATTTTTTATAATATTAGGTCTAATGCTCGTTATATGTGTGACAAGTGTTTATGGAGTTGAATACAATTGGTTTGATGAAATTGATATGCCTGATAACATGGAAGAACCCATAAAAATAAAAAAGGATGGACTGTGGGGCCTTATGGATTACGATGGCAATTTAATTTGCAATCCACTTTACTCTGAAATTGGAAAGCTGTCTGACGGATTGTTTTTAGTTAAAAAAGGAAATATTTATGGATTTGTTGATATTGATGGTGAAATGGTTATTAATCCTCAGTTTAGCTATGGACTAGAATTTAACGAAGATTTAGCTGTATTTAATATGTATGGATTGTATGGATATATAGATAAAAAATGCGATATAATTATAAAACCATTATGGACTAAAGCTGAACCTTTTGTAGATGGATTAGCTAAGGTTTCAAATAATGATAATAAGCAGGGATTTATTGATAAACAAGGCAATGTGGTTATACAACCTGTTTGGGATAGTGTAGGACAATTTTCAAATGAATTATGTTCAGTTTCTTCAAACGGTAAAATGGGATATATAAATAAAAACGGTGAAGTTGTAATAGATTTAAATTACGACTGGGTTGAAAAATTTGTTGACGGAACAGCAAGAGTTATTTTAAATGGTAAATATGGTGTGATAAACACTGAAAATAATCAGATAATCGATGCAGAGTGGGATTACATTAGTCAAATAAATAATAGTATATTTACAGTTTCTAAAATTGGTGATAAGCAGCTATACGGATATATTGACAAAACTGGTCATGTGATTTCTTCGCCTATATGGGAAAATACTAAATTATTTAACGAGAATCTTGCACCTGTTAGGTTAAATGAGTTGTGGGGATTTATAGATAAATCAGGGAAATTGATTATTGATTGCAAGTATATACATGCATCATTATTTATTAAAGATGTAGCAGTTGTAAAAGAAAATGAAGGTAGTTATAAAATCATCGATAAGAATGGTAACTTTTTAAATAATATAGAGTACACAAATTATAAAAGTTATATAAATTCACCATATATTGCTGTACTTACAGATGATAAATGGGGAGTTATCAACAATTATGGGGAAACAATTGTTGATAATGTTTATGATGAAATTGCATTGCTTGGTGATAAGTATTTTGCAGTAAAAAAAGATTCTAAATGGGGAATTATTGACTGTAATTCAAATATTATAGTAGATTATAATTGGGATGAAATAGTATCTTTTAATAACAATATGATAGTTGTTAAAAAAGATAATCTTTATACATTAATAAATAAAGAAGGAAAATATCCATTTGTAAGTGATGAGTTAAAAATTCTAGGTAAGCTTGGTTTGATCAAAGGAAATGGAAATGGTATAACATTAGAATATGCAAATAAAACATCTACTAGAATCCAAAGTGCAATAATTGTTCTTAGAATGAATGGGTTAGAGGAACAAGCTTTGTCTTATTCTGGTCAAAATAATTTTAATGAATCTAAAGGATATAGTTGGAAACAAGGAATAAATATTATGGCATTTTTAAAGGATAATCCAGGCGTAGGCTTTATAGGTGACACTAATAATAATTTTATGCCTCTTAGTAACTTGACATATAAGCAGTATGTAAAAGTATTGCTTGAAAATTTAGGATATAAGCAAGATGTGGATTTTAAATATGATGAAACATTGACATTTGTACAAAGCTTGGGTATAGATATAGATAATAAAAATACACTATCAAATAATGATATGGCTGAAATAACTATAAAATTTTTACAAACAAACACAAAAGATGGACAATTGTTGATAGAAAAATTAATTTCAAATAATATTGTTAGTAGAGATACTGCAAAATCTTTAAATTTAGTAAAATAA
- a CDS encoding bifunctional 5,10-methylenetetrahydrofolate dehydrogenase/5,10-methenyltetrahydrofolate cyclohydrolase: protein MGILIKGKPVADKITEDVKSEVRNLNSSGIQPKLQIIRVGEREDDIAYERGALKRMAKCGILTGVKTLPIDISQDDFIEQIKLSNSDETVHGILIFRPLPKQLDESIIKYIVDPNKDIDCFNPVNVAKVTEGDKTGFAPCTPSAVMEILDYYDVDLTGKNVVVLGRSMVVGKPQALLMLQKNATVTICHSKTKNLSEVASKADVLVAAIGKAKLVLKEFVKEDAVVIDVGINVDDEGKLCGDVRTDECLEIASMVTPVPAGVGSVTTSVLAKHVVRACKSLIK from the coding sequence ATGGGCATACTTATAAAAGGAAAACCAGTTGCAGATAAAATAACTGAGGATGTTAAATCAGAAGTTCGAAATTTAAATAGTAGTGGTATACAACCTAAGCTTCAAATTATTAGAGTAGGTGAAAGAGAAGATGATATTGCCTATGAAAGAGGAGCTTTAAAAAGAATGGCAAAATGCGGAATTTTAACTGGTGTTAAAACATTGCCTATAGACATTAGCCAAGATGATTTTATTGAACAAATAAAGTTATCAAATAGTGATGAAACTGTTCATGGGATACTTATATTTAGACCATTGCCTAAACAACTTGACGAAAGTATTATCAAATATATTGTAGATCCTAATAAAGATATTGATTGCTTTAATCCTGTAAATGTAGCAAAGGTAACTGAAGGAGATAAAACTGGATTTGCTCCATGTACTCCATCAGCAGTTATGGAAATTTTAGATTATTATGATGTTGATTTAACAGGTAAAAATGTAGTAGTACTAGGTCGTTCAATGGTTGTTGGAAAGCCTCAAGCATTGTTAATGTTACAGAAAAATGCAACAGTAACAATTTGTCATTCAAAAACCAAAAATTTATCTGAAGTAGCTAGTAAAGCTGATGTGTTAGTAGCAGCAATAGGTAAGGCTAAGTTGGTTTTAAAAGAATTTGTTAAAGAAGATGCAGTTGTTATAGATGTCGGAATTAATGTTGATGATGAAGGAAAACTATGTGGAGACGTAAGAACTGATGAATGCTTAGAAATTGCAAGTATGGTTACACCAGTCCCAGCTGGAGTTGGCTCTGTTACAACATCAGTTTTAGCAAAGCATGTTGTTAGAGCTTGTAAAAGCTTAATTAAATAA
- a CDS encoding RidA family protein: MSNKMINSNNAPKAIGPYSHSVRTGDLLYISGQIPVVPATGEVAGDTFKSQTEQSMKNILAILEEVGLNFDNVVKTNIFITDMSKFSDVNEVYSTFFKDYFPARACVQVSALPKNVLVEIEAVASFN, from the coding sequence ATGAGCAATAAAATGATAAATAGCAATAATGCTCCTAAAGCAATAGGGCCTTACTCACATTCTGTAAGAACTGGAGATTTATTATACATATCTGGCCAAATTCCAGTTGTACCAGCTACAGGAGAAGTTGCAGGAGATACATTTAAAAGTCAAACTGAGCAATCCATGAAAAATATTTTAGCTATATTAGAAGAAGTAGGATTGAACTTTGACAATGTTGTAAAAACAAACATATTTATTACTGATATGTCAAAATTTTCTGACGTTAATGAAGTATATTCTACATTCTTCAAAGATTATTTTCCAGCAAGAGCTTGTGTTCAAGTAAGTGCATTGCCTAAAAATGTATTAGTTGAAATAGAAGCAGTAGCAAGTTTTAATTAA